The genomic interval CACTGCACGATTGCTGCCGCTGATGTTGATCGTTTGCTCGTTCGTGCCTGCGGCCACGCGGAGGGACGATTCCAGCCAAGCACGCTGCAGCGTCATGCGATGCAAGACACCAAACTGGATTCCGTCGAACTCGTTGCGGGTCTCGAATCGATCGACCAACGACAACGTGCCGGGAATGTTGCTGATCTGTGATGTCAGGTTCTCATTGATTGTGATTCGGTCGTCCAAATCGACTCCGCGATAACCGACCAAGAAGTGGACACCGTCTGGACTGGCACACGGATCCAAGCATGGCCCGGGTGCCGGACACAGTGCGATGCGTGCACCGAGCATCAACGAACTCAGATCGCTGCTGGATGAAATATTGGTTCCGCCGGCAACGATGCCGGGGTAGGCAATCAATTGGGCTGTTTCTTGGCCGGCGGCCACGTCAAAGAATGGTCTGGCGAGGATCGGTGATCCGTTGCTGCCAGTGTTGTAGCCGTCGGTCTGTTCGGCGAGATTGATGTACTCGACGTCCAGTCCCACGCGTTGATCCGGCGTAATCCACAGTCCGCCCATCAAACGCACGCCGCTGGTGGCACCGCCATTGATTTCGCCGCCGCCAAATAGAACGGAAGTTCCCGTTTCGCCCAAGACACCTGCTGTGTCGCTAGGCGTTCCCGCTGGGCTGGTCGTGACCATTCGAGGCGTTCGCATGCCGTCGACGTCCCACAGCAGGTAGTCTGCGGCAAAGTAAACGCGGTTGTGCAGTCGTGGAAAGAGCGGCGGGCGTTCAAAGCCCGAGTTGGCATAACCAGGATTGGCAAACCATCCTCCTTGAAAGAGCCGTCCGTCTCCGATCGAAGTGCCAAATAGTCCCGTCGGCGCGACGGCGGTGGTACCAGGCCCAACGATCGCGTACGGGTCTCCTTCGGATTGCAAGAATCCTTGAGCGTACGTGCCCGGGATGGGCTGTTGCGCCGACGCGGGTTGCGGGGTTGCGACCAGGCAGGTCAGCAAACACAGCAGGACGGCGATGATGTCACGTTGACGAGGCCGCAAGGAGACTTCTCCGGCAATTCAGGGTGCAATGGGCCAAATTCGGCTCAAGTTTTCGACCGATTCGGTCGACACGATCGCACCTTGCGAGATTTCCGGCCTTCACGTCAAGACGAATGGCAGAGAGAAGTGCTCGATTTTGCGCCGTACGTCAGGCTTTCTAGCCTGATATACCCTGGGGAGAGTGTCAGGCTGGAAAGCCTGACGTACTTTAGGGAGCGTCGCTGCCTGGCAGGTTCCATTTTTCGTCAAAGAATCCCTGAGCGGCGATGGCACCGGCGAAAATCGAGTCGTCTTTCTCCGTGACGTCCAGGACCGCCCAATCGGGCAGCATTGCGATCTGGCGTGAATTGCTGACATTAGAGAACTCTCGAAACGTCATCCCGCTGTTGATCACCAAGTACCGCTGGGGGTTCATCGGATTGGGGACACACATCACCGGCGCGTGGCGCACCGGATCAAACGTCTGACCTGCGATCTCCAACGTTTCACGCGTCCACTTCAGCGGCAACGCTTCGGCAACACTGAACAGAAACCGATTGCTCGATAAATCGCCAAAGCAAATCAGGTTGCACGTCGCGATTTGGTCTTCCGTCAAGTCGCTGTCCATGACGACTTGCACGTCCCCACGCATCAAACGCGACCAGCGTTCTTGGGCGTAGCGTGTTTCACGATCGATCCAGCGTTGCACCCGCCCGTGTCGGGCCGGCCGGCTGGGCAAGACAAAGACGAATCGGTCGCAGAACGCGTCGTCGATCGGGCCTTGCAGTCCAGGACGCTTGCGGATCTCATCCGACGCGCGTTCCTGTTGTGACCACTTTCCGTCAGTTTCCAAAACCAATCGACACTGGAATCCTTTGAGGTTCCCCGTGTCCTCCACCGTGTAGCTTTCGCCATCGATGTCGATATCAATGTCGCTTCGTTTTCCCGGCCAGCCGGTCTCAGAAAAATCCAGTTCGATGTGGGTGACGCCATCGGTCGTCAGCGAGATGGAGGTGTCGCCCGTGATCATGGCTTTCACGCGCGCCGCGGTCCAGTGTTCTCGCATGCCAGTGACACGCAGCCAGTCGGCTTTGCTGTATCGCAGGGTGTAGGTGATGAAGTCGATTTCCTTACGAGGCATCTCGATCGGCTCCTCCGCCCACTGTGCCAGTTGTTCGTCGATCACCTGTTGCGATTCCGGGTCGATCTTGTGTCCCATGCCGACGCCGATCACATAAGGCCAGACCATGCCCATCGTTTCGGCTACTTCGTTAACCCGATCGGCAGCCTGTTTCTGCTTGTCGTTTTCGCCGCTGTATGGGATCACGTGCGTGTTTTGCAAGTTGGCCACCCAAGGCAAAACGTCGTACCACTTCAGCAGTTTTTCCCGAACGGGATCCATGGGCAGTGGCGTCGTCTCCGTCCATCCTTGATAGACCAACGTGTCAACGAAACCAGCACCGGGATTGGCGGCAAACCAGCGGGTCGAATCGTGGACCGCCAAATGCCAACAACCCGCGCCGCCCATCGAGAAACCGCGAATCGAAATTAGGTTTGGATTGACGCTCACCAACTTGCTCACTTGAGCGATCGATTCATAGACGTCGGTCTCGCCCGCAAACTTGAACGCATTGCAGTGACGGCCGAAGGGATGCAGGACGATGGTGTTCTCGGGCGTGTACTGACCCGGCTTGGTCATCCGCTCGGTCAGGAAGGGGATCTCTGTTTTGGTGTCACCGCGTCCGTGTAGCCAAACGTCGAGTCGATACGTCAGTTTCGAGCGATCAAAGCCGGCAGGGATCACGAGCCCGTAGGGTTGCACGGAATCGTCGATGTTAGAAACGAATCCACCGACGAGCATTTGAGGTTCATCTTGCTTTTCCTCTGCAAGTCCTATCAAAGCCAAACCACGTTTGCCTTCTTTCGCCGCCGCGATCCGGCGTTCGGCTTCGTCCAGCAATTTCTCCGCCGCCTGTGTCTCGTTGGCTTTGAAGAACAGGTTTTGTGTCACCGCAAGATGGACGGCACGCAGCAGCACATCCACGTCACTTCGCCACTCGAGCGAATCGTTGGAGTCCGCGATTGCCGCAGCAAGCGATTCGTTGATCGACTCAACCCGATCGGTCAAACGCTGCAGAACTTCGGCATCGATCTCGATTCCGTCGGGCGGCAGTTTCTTGAAGGCCTGTTCTTGCGCGATACCGTTTGCCGACAGCAGCAATCCCAGACAAGTGAAAACGGTAGATCGCAGCAATGGCAACATGAATGCCCTGCAACTCGCTGGTGTCTGCCTGCAACTCGCTGGCATATGCGTGCAACGCGTTGGCGTCTGCGTCGGATCGTATTGTGTTTTCATCATGATGAGTCGACATTTTCGAGGGTGGAAAGCCGACGAGTTGGAACCGTTATTCGGGAACCAAAATCCCGCAATGCATCTAGGATGCCAAGTCGCCGGCGACGTCGAGTACGTCCTTCAGTTTCATGACCCCATCATAGATGGATCGTCCGACGATTGCGGCAGGCATCTTCATTTCCACCAATTGTCGCACGTCATCGAGGGTCGTCACTCCGCCGCTGGCGACCAGGGGAATGTCTGTCGCAGCGGCCATCGCGGCCAAACCTTCGAAATTCGGCCCGCTCATCATCCCGTCTTTCGCGATATCGGTGTAGATCACGGCGGCGATATTGGACGTCCGCTGCCGCAGATTCCGGGCCAGGTCGATCGCCGGGGTGCTGCTGGTTTCCAACCATCCGTCGGTCGCGACCATGCCGTCGCGTGCATCGATGCCGGCGGCCAATCGACCGGGAAAGCGATCGCACATTTCCGCAAACCAGTCGGGGCGTTTCAGCGCCGCCGATCCCACGACCAAACGATTCAGGCCCAGATCGAGCAAGATCTCAATCGCTGCTTCGTCGCGTACGCCGCCGCCCATTTGACAGGTCAGCCCGGTGGCCTCGACGATTCGTCTGACGGCCTCTCGATTGGCGGTGGGATCGTCTCCCTTGGCCGCATCGAGGTCGACCAAGTGCAACCGTCGGGTCCCGGCGGCTTGCCAACGCAGGGCGAACTCGACCGGGTCGTCACCAAAGACGGTTTCGCGGTTGTAGTCACCTTGTTTCAGTCGGACGGGTTTTCCGTGTCGCAGATCGATGGCGGGCCAAATATCCATGGCGCAATGAGCGGGGAAAGAGAAGTCAAACAGAGGAAGCAAACAGTGCCAGAAGGATACCCCCGCACGCCATCCCCCGTAAGGGTCGTGAAGCCAATGAAACATTTCTTGGATTTTTGACCAGCAATGATTGCCCAATGAATTGCGGTGCACGCCTTCGATCGGGAAGATCGAGCGACTGTCGCTCGACGTTCCACGTCGTTGGCGGACGGAACTGTTTCGCCTGACAATGTCATACGTGTTCCCGGCAAATTCCGCCATCATCTCACAGGTCGACAACGCTTCTCACGCCACGAAACAGACCACCGGCGATCCATTCCCGCGGGTTTCACCGGGTTCCCAAGGGTTCTCCCACAACGACGTCGTCCATTTGGCATACAATGGTCCCTGCTGCTTGAGCTCTCCCCCCTCCCTCCCGCTCCCCCACGCAGTTTCTCAAGGAATGTTGTGTCCGTGCGTCCATTTCATTTCTCGATCCTGTCCATTCTGGGACTCGTGATTTTCGGTCCCGCCAGCCATGTCCACGCAGGCGATTCCCACTCCGGCGACGACGCCGAGAAAGCGGTGTTCTTTCGTGGACTGAATTTGAACGGTCCCGCCGTCGTGATCGACGGCTACCAATGGGACGGCAAAGACTCCAAGGACTACGTCTGCAAAGACAGTGCATTCGAAGCCCAGCAGGTCAAACTGATTCCTTCGACCGATGCCCAGCGCGCGAAGATGATTCGCAGCAGCCGTTGGAATGGAAATCGTGTTCTGCTCAAGAACATTCCCAAGGCAACGATGACGGTTTTTTTGTATGTCTGGGAGGACAACAATCCCGAGACCTATGAGATTCACCTCAATGGCAAGATGGTCGTGTCGCAATTCAATAGTGGCACGACCGGCCAGTGGCAACGGCTGGGGCCTTGGTACGTCGATGTCGACAAGCAGGCGATCGAAATCACGAGCAAAGGAGGCGCGGCGAACTTTTCCGGGATCGAAATCTGGCGTGGCAAACATGACGGAAACAATGATCCGCCGATCACGGATGAACAATTGGCGTTCTTTGAGCAAAGCGTGCGTCCGTTGTTGGCGAAGCATTGTTATGAATGCCACAGCAGTCAGAGCGAAGAGCTGCAAGGCGGCTTGCTTGTCGATTCACGCCCCACCTTGCGTCGCGGTGGCGACAATGGTCCGGCAATCGTCCCCGGCGATGCGGACCACAGTTTGTTGATCCGAGCTGTCCGATACGAGCCCGGGATGGAGATGCCGCCGGATGAAAAGCTCTCTGATGCCGAGATCGATGTCTTGCAGCGTTGGGTCAACATGGGTGCCCCGGACCCGCGAACCGAGGCGACTCGATATGTTCGAAGGAAGTTCGATGTCGACAAAGCACGTCAGTTCTGGTCGCTGCGTCCGTTGACCGATCCAACCGTTCCGCAACCAAAGGATCAAACGTGGTCTCGCAACGAAATCGATCGATTCATCGCCGTCGAGCGTGAACAAGCTAAATTGCAGCCGGTGGCCGATGCTGACAAGCACACCCTGATTCGACGCGCGACGTACGATTTGATCGGTCTGCCTCCTTCGCCGGATGAGGAACGTGCGTTTGCCGATGACGATTCCCCAGACGCTTTCGCCAAAGTGATCGACCGCTTGCTGGATTCACCCCACTACGGAGAGCGTTGGGGACGCCACTGGATGGATCTGGTCCGTTACGCCGATACAGCAGGCGACAACTCGGACTATCCGATTCCGCAAGCCTACTTGTATCGCAACTACATCATCGATTCGATCAACGCCGACAAACCCTACGATCAGTTTTTGCGTGAGCAGATCGCGGGCGACTTGCTGCCCGCCGAAACGGACGAACAACGAAACGAACAGACGATCGCAACAGGATATCTCGCAATCTCCCGACGATTCGGTTCGGTGATCGACAATTATCCACAGCATTTGACCATCGAGGATTCCTTGGACAACATCGGTCGAACGATGTTGGCAATGACGATCACTTGCGCTCGATGCCACGACCACAAATTTGATCCGATCTCTCAAGACGACTACTACGGCCTGTACGGCATCTTTCAAAGCACGCAGTATCCGTTCCCAGGAATCGAACTGGACAAAAAGCCGCGAGACTTTGTGCCATTGGTGGAAAATGGGCGACCGAGTGACAAGCTCGTTTACGCGATGGCGGAAGGCTCGGTGGAGGACGCTGCCGTGCATCTACGCGGTGATCCAGACAAGACAGGCGACGTCGTCCCAAGAAGGTTTCTCGAGGTATTGGGCGGACAATTGCTCAACGGTGATGAGCTGAAACAGAGCGGTCGATTGCAATTGGCGAACTGGCTGACGGCACCGGAAAATCCGTTGACCGCTCGGGTGATGGTCAACCGAATGTGGCAATATCATTTCGGCAGCGGGCTGGTCAAAACATCCAACGATTTTGGGATCCGGGGCACACCGCCCACGCATCCCGAGTTGCTCGACTGGCTGGCCTCTCGCTTCATCGACGATGGTTGGTCGATGAAGAAGATGCACCGGCGAATGATGCTCTCCCGGACTTATCAACTGAGCTCCCGAGGAGCGTCCAACACAGCCGCCACCCGGCAGGACCCGAACAACGATTTGCGTTGGCGTTTCGACCGTCAACAGCTCGATGCGGAGTCTTTGCGAGACACGATGATGCTGCTCAGCGGCGAACTTGAATTGCAGATGCCGCGCACCCCGCATCCGTTTCCGCCGACGGAAAAGTGGCAGTTCACTCAGCACCATCCCTTTCGTGACAGCTACGACTCCAACAAACGTAGCGTCTACCTGATGATGGCTCGATTGAACGCCCGGCCGTTTTTCACGACCTTTGACGGAGCCGACCAAAACGCTTGCACCGCTGTTCGTGACAGCAGTGTGACCACCCTGCAATCGCTGTACTTGATGAACGACGAATTTGTGCACGATCAAGCCGGCAAGATTGCATCGAGACTGTTGGAAAGCAGCGACGACCGCGACGAGCGTTTAACATACGCGTTTGAATTGACGTTCGGTCGGCCACCCCGGTCGTCCGAACGACAAAACGCATCGGAGTGGTTGTCGTCAATCGACGAAGTGTTTGCCAGTGGAAAGGTTTCGCCTGAAAAACGCGAATCCGAAATCTGGACCGCGTTGGTTCGGTCGCTGCTGAGAACGAACGAGTTTTTGTATGTTGATTGATCAAGCCAAGCCCACCGCCATCTAAGGAATAACGATACAAATTCTGGCGAATCTGGTAGTGGCATTCGCCAGAATTCCTTTCGAATAGGATTTCTGGAGAAATCCATTACACCGGCAATTGAGCATGGGATTTCTAACAAAATCCACTACACCGACAGCAACAGGATTTCTGGCGAAATCCATTACACCGACGGTTGAGCATCACAAAACATCCCCCCTTTCCTTTCGGCAGGCCCACGAGCCCACACGATGAATCCTTTGCGAATCAACCGACGTCATTCGATCCGATCCATGGTCGGCGGGTCGATCCTGTTGCCAGCGATTCTGTCAGAGCTGTCGGCGGCAGAACAGTCTGCGGATCAAACTGCGAATCCATCTCTCGGTCCACTGGCTCCTAAACCGTCGCATTTTCCGGCGAAGGCAAAACGAGTGATCATGGTGTTTGCCACCGGAGGTGTATCGCATATCGACACCTTTGACCCCAAGTCATCCGCCAACGGTCGAGACGGCAAAGGCAAAGACAAATTGATGGGCAGCGTCTTTCCATCGAGCGTGAACAAGAAATGCGGAACGGAGGTGAGCGACCTGTTTCCCCATCTCCGCGACAGCATGGAAGACATCTGTGTGATCCGATCGATGAAGTCGGCTCACTTTGACCACACGGAAGCGGCCGTGGGGATGCACACCGGCTCGGCAACCTTCACTCGTCCCAGCATGGGATCATGGCTCAGCTACGGGCTTGGGACGGTCAACCAGAACCTGCCGTCTTTCATCGTCATCGCGCCGCACCTGCCGTACGGTGGGACACAAGTTTACGCGAGTGATTTTTTGCCCGCGTACCACCAGGGCACGCGTGTGATTCCCGGTCCCGATCCGATCGCCAATTTGACACCGCGAACGATTGGGCAACGGGTCCAGCAGTTGGAGTTGGACCTCGTGGATCAGCTCAACCGAGAGCACTTGCGAGGCCGCGACGACGATTCACGCTTGGCCGCTCGCATGAAAAGTTACGAGACAGCATTTCAGATGCAGACGGCGGGCCCCGAAGCGTTCGACGTGCAGCAGGAGGACGACAAGACACTTACAATGTACGGGTTGGATCGCGGCGACACCAAATCCTTTGCGTGGCAGTGCATCGTCGCACGCCGGTTGGCCGAGCGAGGTGTTCGGTTCATTGAACTGGTCGACACTGGATCGCGACCGAACTGGGACGCCCACGGCGACATGAAAGAGCACGAGCCGTTGGCGAAAGCGTCCGACCAACCGCTGGCTGCGTTGAT from Stieleria varia carries:
- a CDS encoding BBP7 family outer membrane beta-barrel protein, coding for MRPRQRDIIAVLLCLLTCLVATPQPASAQQPIPGTYAQGFLQSEGDPYAIVGPGTTAVAPTGLFGTSIGDGRLFQGGWFANPGYANSGFERPPLFPRLHNRVYFAADYLLWDVDGMRTPRMVTTSPAGTPSDTAGVLGETGTSVLFGGGEINGGATSGVRLMGGLWITPDQRVGLDVEYINLAEQTDGYNTGSNGSPILARPFFDVAAGQETAQLIAYPGIVAGGTNISSSSDLSSLMLGARIALCPAPGPCLDPCASPDGVHFLVGYRGVDLDDRITINENLTSQISNIPGTLSLVDRFETRNEFDGIQFGVLHRMTLQRAWLESSLRVAAGTNEQTINISGSNRAVESGVAIDSSGGLYAQRSNIGNHRRDEFTMIPELGLRLGVRLTRSLHATIGYSALYFPNVVRASEQIDTDLNPGLFAPGDDPLTGAFRPRVLWRETDYLAHGLTLGGELQF
- the hisA gene encoding 1-(5-phosphoribosyl)-5-[(5-phosphoribosylamino)methylideneamino]imidazole-4-carboxamide isomerase, yielding MDIWPAIDLRHGKPVRLKQGDYNRETVFGDDPVEFALRWQAAGTRRLHLVDLDAAKGDDPTANREAVRRIVEATGLTCQMGGGVRDEAAIEILLDLGLNRLVVGSAALKRPDWFAEMCDRFPGRLAAGIDARDGMVATDGWLETSSTPAIDLARNLRQRTSNIAAVIYTDIAKDGMMSGPNFEGLAAMAAATDIPLVASGGVTTLDDVRQLVEMKMPAAIVGRSIYDGVMKLKDVLDVAGDLAS
- a CDS encoding PSD1 and planctomycete cytochrome C domain-containing protein encodes the protein MRPFHFSILSILGLVIFGPASHVHAGDSHSGDDAEKAVFFRGLNLNGPAVVIDGYQWDGKDSKDYVCKDSAFEAQQVKLIPSTDAQRAKMIRSSRWNGNRVLLKNIPKATMTVFLYVWEDNNPETYEIHLNGKMVVSQFNSGTTGQWQRLGPWYVDVDKQAIEITSKGGAANFSGIEIWRGKHDGNNDPPITDEQLAFFEQSVRPLLAKHCYECHSSQSEELQGGLLVDSRPTLRRGGDNGPAIVPGDADHSLLIRAVRYEPGMEMPPDEKLSDAEIDVLQRWVNMGAPDPRTEATRYVRRKFDVDKARQFWSLRPLTDPTVPQPKDQTWSRNEIDRFIAVEREQAKLQPVADADKHTLIRRATYDLIGLPPSPDEERAFADDDSPDAFAKVIDRLLDSPHYGERWGRHWMDLVRYADTAGDNSDYPIPQAYLYRNYIIDSINADKPYDQFLREQIAGDLLPAETDEQRNEQTIATGYLAISRRFGSVIDNYPQHLTIEDSLDNIGRTMLAMTITCARCHDHKFDPISQDDYYGLYGIFQSTQYPFPGIELDKKPRDFVPLVENGRPSDKLVYAMAEGSVEDAAVHLRGDPDKTGDVVPRRFLEVLGGQLLNGDELKQSGRLQLANWLTAPENPLTARVMVNRMWQYHFGSGLVKTSNDFGIRGTPPTHPELLDWLASRFIDDGWSMKKMHRRMMLSRTYQLSSRGASNTAATRQDPNNDLRWRFDRQQLDAESLRDTMMLLSGELELQMPRTPHPFPPTEKWQFTQHHPFRDSYDSNKRSVYLMMARLNARPFFTTFDGADQNACTAVRDSSVTTLQSLYLMNDEFVHDQAGKIASRLLESSDDRDERLTYAFELTFGRPPRSSERQNASEWLSSIDEVFASGKVSPEKRESEIWTALVRSLLRTNEFLYVD
- a CDS encoding DUF1501 domain-containing protein; translated protein: MNPLRINRRHSIRSMVGGSILLPAILSELSAAEQSADQTANPSLGPLAPKPSHFPAKAKRVIMVFATGGVSHIDTFDPKSSANGRDGKGKDKLMGSVFPSSVNKKCGTEVSDLFPHLRDSMEDICVIRSMKSAHFDHTEAAVGMHTGSATFTRPSMGSWLSYGLGTVNQNLPSFIVIAPHLPYGGTQVYASDFLPAYHQGTRVIPGPDPIANLTPRTIGQRVQQLELDLVDQLNREHLRGRDDDSRLAARMKSYETAFQMQTAGPEAFDVQQEDDKTLTMYGLDRGDTKSFAWQCIVARRLAERGVRFIELVDTGSRPNWDAHGDMKEHEPLAKASDQPLAALIADLKQRGMLEETLIVWATEFGRTPTKEGKFGRGHHGDCFSIWLAGGGVKGGIVHGETDDIGKAIVRDQVDVHDLHATILNQMGIDHTRLTYRHAGRDFRLTDVHGRVVKEILA